Sequence from the Cellulomonas fimi ATCC 484 genome:
TGCACGCGTTGAGCTGCGTGTACGCCGCGCCGGCCGCGAACGCCACGGGGCCTCCGTGGTCACCGGCCCCCCAGCCGCCGGTGATCGCGGTGACCTCGCCGCCGGCGACGACCGCGGGCTGCACGTCCGCGTCGCACGGCGCCGCGCGCTCTGCGAGGCCGACGCCCACACGCCCGTCCCCCAGGGGCCAGGCGTCCCGGACCGGGTGCTGCGTCGTCGCGAGGGTCCGGCCCGGCGAACCACCCGTGACGTCGCGGGCCAGCAGCGTGAACCCGTCGCCGGCCGGGCAGCTCAGCGCGATCTCGCCGGCGCTCGCCCAGCCCGCCAGGGTGCACCCGTCGCCGACGTCCGCGAGGGTGTCGACCGCACCCGTCCGCACGCCCACGACCTGCGGCTCCCCCGCGGGCGACGTCATCGCGACGCGGCCGCCGTCGGGGCTCAGCGTCGGCACCCACCGGGCCGTCGAGACGGGAGCCAGGTCGCGCGACGTCCCGTCCGCCGCGAGGACCCGCAACGTGCCCGTGAACGTCTCGTCCGTGCCGAGGCGGGACACGTGCCGGGCCGCGACCGACGCCGCGTCCGGCGGTGCGTCGGACGCGGCGTCCCACGACAGCCACACCGAGGCGCCGTCGTCGAGCGAGCCGACCAGCAGGTTGCCCCACGGCAGGCCCGTGAGGGGTGTCAGGTCGCCCGTGCGCAGGTCCAGCCGCCCGACGGTCCGCGTCCCGTCGAGGTCCGCCCAGGCGAGGGCGGTCGACTCGCCCGCCCGCCAGTCCAGCACCGACAGCAGCACGGGACCCGTGACGTGCAGGAGCGTGGTGCGGGTGCCGTCGGGCGCGACGAGGTGCAGCGCGCCTCGGACGTCGTCGGCGGTGTCCGCGGGCCCCGGGCGCTGCTGGAGGCTCGTCGCGAGGACCCAGCCGGGCGCGGTGCCGGCCAGCAGCCCGTCCGGGACGGCGAGCGGCTCGGCGACGTGCACGGGCCGCGCCGTCGCGGGCGGGGCCGCCTCCACCGGTGCGACCGGCGTCGCGCTGCTCGTCGCCGTGGCCGACGGGCTCGACGCGGCCTCGGTCGCCTCGAGCCCGAGGGGGCCCGCCCACCACGCGGCCGTGCCGACGGCCCCGACGGCGGCCACGCCCACGACGGCGTCCCGCGTGTGCCGGACGCCGCGCCGGCGGCGCACCCGCCGGACCGTGCGCGCGACGGCACCGTCGGCCGGGGTGGACCCGGCCCGCAGCCGGGCGATGCCCGCCTCCGTGCCGCTCAGCAGCTCTCCGAGGTCAGTCACGCGTCGTCTCCTGTCGGGTCAGGAGGGCGACCTGCTCACGGTCGTCCTCGGGGGGTGCGACGTCCAGGCGTCGCTGCAGCGCGGCCGTCGCGTCCGCGGTGTAGCGCTTGACGGTTCCCTCGCCCAGCCCCAGCAGGGCTGCGGTCTCGGCGACCGAGAGGTCCTCGACGTGCCGCAGGACGACGCACGCCCGCTGCCGCGGGGTGAGGTCCGCGAGCGCCGCGACCACGTCCCGCTGCAGCCCGGGCAGCTCGATCTCGACGACGGGCACGGGCTGGGCCGCGGAGCGCTCCACCGCCCGACGCTCGGACGCTGCCGACCGGGCCCGGTCCACGGACCGGGTGACGATCGCGCGGCGCACGTACTGCTCGGCCTGCGCGACGTGCGTGAACCGGGCCCGGCTCGCGAAGGTCGCGACGAGGGCGTCCTGCACGAGGTCCTCCGCGTCGGCCGCGCTCGCCGCGACCAGCGTGGCCCGCGCGAGGAGCCGCGCGTACCGCTCGTCGACGAGCTGCTCGAGCACCGTCTGCCACCGGGCCGTCATCGGCGTCCCCCTCGTCCTGTCCTGCTGCGCACGACAAGGAGAACGGAGCCCGGCGCGTGCAGGTTGGTGGCCGTCGCGGGCCGTGCAGGGCGGTGCGACGCGGACCGCCCCCCGACGCTACCGGGGGTGCCGACGCGAGCGCCGACCGGGGCGGCGACGGGGGTCCGACCGCGGCGGGTGCGAGGATGGGCGGCGTGCAGGTGATCGCCGACCTCCGGGCGCTGTGGCCGCTCGAGGGCTTCCGCAGGCTGTTCGCCGTGCGCCTGGTGAGCCAGTCGGCCGACGGGATGTTCCAGGTCGGGCTCGCGACCCTGTTCTTCTTCTCCCCGGAGAACGCGAGCACCGCGACGGGCGTCGCGGCCGCGTTCGCGGTGCTCCTGCTGCCGTTCACGGTGGTCGGGCCGTGGGCGGGGGTGCTGCTCGACCGGTGGCGGCGGCGCCAGGTGCTGCTGTGGGGCAACGTCGTGCGCGTCGGGCTCACCGTGACGATCGCGCTGCTCATGGTGACCGACGGCGTGAGCGTCGCGGTGTACGTGCTCGCGCTGGTCAACCTGTCGATCAACCGGTTCCTGCTGTCGGCGCTGTCCGCGTCGCTGCCCCGCGTCGTCGACGGGCCGCTGCTCCTCACCGCCAACTCGCTCACGCCGACCCTCGGTGCGGCCGCGGCGGGGGTCGGCGCCGGGCTCGGCTTCCTGCTCGGTTTCGTCCTGCCGGCCGGCCGCCTCAAGGACGCCGCGGCGCTGACGGTCGCCGCCGCGGTCATGGGTGTCGCGGCCGCGCTCGCCACCCGGCTCGGACGCGACCAGCTCGGGCCCGTCGAGCGCGCCGACGCGACCGCCCTGCGCAGCGCGCTCGGCACGCTCGCGCGCGGGCTCGTCGCCGGCGCGCGTCACCTCGTCGCACGCCGCACGCCGGCCTACGCGCTCGGCATCATGGCGACGCACCGCTTCCTGTACGGCGTCACATTCATCGCGAGCATCCTCATCGCCCGCAACCTGCTGTCCGACCCGGCGGACGCGACGCAGGGCCTCGCGACGTTTGGCACCGTGGCCGCCGCGTCCGCCGTCGGGTTCGCGCTCGCCGTGGTCGTCACGCCCGTGGTGTCGCCGCGCACCGGGCCGCACCGGTGGATCGTGGCGTGCCTGGCGCTGGCCGCGGCCAGCCAGGTGCTGCTCGCGGTGACGCCGCACCGTGTCGTGCTGCTGGTGTGCGCGGCGACGCTCGGCCTTGCCGCGCAGGGCGCGAAGATCGCGGTCGACACGATCGTGCAGCGCGACACCGACGACGCGTACCGGGGCCGGGCGTTCGCCCTGTACGACGTCCTCTACAACGCCGCGTTCGTCGGCGCCGCGGCGCTCGGCGCCGTGACCCTGCCGGACACGGGCTGGTCGCGCGGCGTGTTCCTCGCGCTCGCCGCCGCGTACGTCGCGGGCGCCGTCGGGTACGGGACCGCGGCCGCGCGCACCGTCCGGCACCGCCCCGCCGGCACGACGGTCGCCGCATGACGCCGGCGACCGGTCCGCTCGGTGCGCCGGGCCGCCCGGACGACCCCGCTCCCACCGTCCCCGCTCGCGCCGTGCCCGCCCACACCGTCCCCGCTCGCGCCGTGCCCGCGGGGCGCCCCTCGCCCGACGCGGTTCCCGACGAGGTGCTCCTGCGGGCGGTCGTCGACAGCGGTGTCGCCGCGTGCGTGACGGACCCGACGCAGCCGGACGACCCGATCGTCTGGGTGAACACCGCGTTCGAGCGGCTCACCGGGCACCGCGCGTCGGAGGTCGTCGGCCGCAACTGCCGCTTCCTGCAGGGCACCGGCACGGACCTCGCCGCGATCGGCGCCCTGCGCACCGCGCTCGACGAGGGGCGTCCCGCCACCGCGCAGGTCCTCAACTACCGCCGGGACGGCACGCCGTTCTGGAACCGGCTCGTCGTCGCGCAGGTCCGGGACGGCGCCGGCGGGGTGGTGCGCCGTGTCGGGGTGCTGACCGACGTGACCGACGAGGTCGACGCGCAGCGCTTCCGGGACACGCTCGGCGACCAGACCACCGCGCGGCTCGACCTGCTGGCCCGGGTCAGCGACGAGCTCGCGCCGCACCTCGACTACCACGACGCCGTGGACGCGCTCGCCGACGCCGCGGTGCCCCCGCTCGCGACGTGGGGCTTCGTCGCGGTCACCGACGAGCGCGGCCGGTTCGAGCACGTGCACGTCGTCGCCGGGCACGCCGCCGACGTCGAGCTCGCGGAGAACCTCGGCGCGCAGGACGTGAGCTGGTTGCAGCGCTCGCCGCGCACGAGCGCGACCCTGGACAGCCCGCCGGGGTTCGTCGCCGAGCCGTTCCCGGTCGACGTCGAGTCGTTGCCCGCCCGCACCACCCCCGAGCAGCTCGCCCTGCTGCAGCGGCTCGGGCTCGGCAGCGCGCTGCTCGTCCCGCTGCGCGCCCGTGAGCGCGTGCTGGGCGTGCTGTGCCTGGTGCACGAGAAGGTCGACGGCTTCACCCCGGACACCGTCGTCACCGCCGCGCACCTCGGCCGGCGGGCCGGCCTCGCGCTGGAGAACGTGCGCCTGTTCCTCGCGCAGCGCACCGCCGCGCTCACGCTGCAGCGCAGCCTGCTGCCCGACGTCCCGGACGTCGCGGGGCTCGACGTCGCGGCGGAGTACCTGCCCGCGGGCCGCACGGCGGAGGTCGGCGGGGACTGGTTCGACGTGCTTCCCCTGCCGGACGGCTCGGTGGGGCTCGCGGTGGGCGACGTCGTGGGCCACGACCTGCGTGCGGCGGCCGCCATGGGCCAGCTCCGCTCGCTGCTGCGGTCCTACGCGTGGGAGCTCGCGCCGCCCGGCGAGGTCCTCGACCGGATCGACGGCGTCGTGCGCGGCCTCGACCTGGCGGACGTCGCGACGTGCGCCTACGCGCGCTGGACCCGCACGGACGAGGGGGTCCGGCTGACGTACGCGCGCGCCGGGCACCCGCCGCCGATGCTGCGGCTGCCCGGTGGGCGGGTCGAGCGGCTGGGTGGGGCGCTGCGCACGCCCGTCGGGCTCGCGGGCGTACCGCCCGTCCCGGACGCCACGGTCGAGGTGCCCCCGGGTGCGACGCTCGTGCTGTACACGGACGGGCTCGTGGAGCGCCGCGACCGCGCGCTCGTCGACGGCCTGCACGCGCTCGAGGCGGCGCTGGCGGCCGTGCCGGACGGCACCGACGCGGCGGGCGTGCGGGACGCGCTCGTGTCCGCGCTCGTGGGCGAGCACCAGGAGGACGACGTGTGCCTGCTGGTCGTGCGCGGCGCCTGACTCAGGCGTTCAGGAACTCGTCCCACCACTGGAGGAGCTCGGCACGAGCCTCGTCCGGGCCGAGCGGTCCGCGGTCCATGCGCAGCTCGAGCAGGTGCTTGTACGCCGCCCCGACCTCACGCCCGGGGCCGATCCCCAGGATCTCCATGATCTGCGTGCCGTCGAGGTCCGGGCGGATCGCCGCGAGCTCCTCCTGCTCCTGCAGGCGCGCGATGCGCGTCTCCAGGTCGTCGTAGGCCGCGGACAGGCGGGCCGCCTTGCGCAGGTTGCGGGTCGTGCAGTCGGATCGCGTGAGCCGGTGCAGGCGTTCGAGCAGCGGTCCCGCGTCCGTCACGTACCGCCGGACCGCGGAGTCGGTCCAGCCGCCCTCGCCGTAGCCGTGGAAGCGCAGGTGCAGCTCCGTCAGCCGGGACACCGCCTGGACGGTCGCCTTGTCGAAGCGCAGCTCCTTGAGGCGCTTGGCGGCGAGCTTGGCGCCGACGACCTCGTGGTGGTGGAAGCTCACGCCGCCGCCCGGCTCGAACCGGCGCGTGCGCGGCTTGCCGATGTCGTGCAGCAGCGCCGCGAGCCGCAGCACCAGGTCGGGCCCGGGCACCGGGCCGTCCGGCCCCGTCTCCAGCGCGATCGCCTTGTCGAGCACCGTCAGGGAGTGCTCGTACACGTCCTTGTGCCGGTGGTGCTCGTCGATCTCGAGACGCAGCGCCGGCAGCTCGGGCAGCACGTGGTCGGCCAGGCCCGTGTCGACGAGCACCTCCAGGCCCGCCCGCGGCTGCGCGGCGACCAGCAGCTTCGACAGCTCGTCGCGCACCCGCTCCGCGGAGACGATCCCGATCCGCTCGGCCATGTCCTCGATCGCCGCGCGCGCCGCCGGCTCGACGGTGAACCCGAGCTGCGCCGCGAACCGCGCCGCCCGCATCATCCGCAGCGGGTCGTCGTCGAACGACTGCCGCGGGTCCACCGGGGTCCGCAGCACCCCGCGCGCGAGGTCCGCGAGCCCGTCGAACGGGTCGACGAACGTCAGCTCCGGCAGCCGCACCGCCATCGCGTTGACCGTGAAGTCGCGGCGGGACAGGTCGCCCTCGAGGGTGTCCCCGAACACGACCTCGGGCTTGCGCGACGACGGGTCGTACGCGTCGGTGCGGTACGTCGTGACCTCGACGACGACGTCCCGCTCGGCGCCGCGCCGGCCGCCGGGCATGCGGCGCGCGCCGATCGTGCCGAACTCCTTGCCGATGTCCCAGTGCGCGTCACCCCAGCGCGCGAGGATCGCCTCCGTCTCGTCGGGCGTCGCCGACGTCGTGAAGTCGAGGTCCGCGCTCAGCCGGCCCAGGAACGCGTCGCGCACGGGACCGCCCACGAGCGCGAGCTCGTGCCCGGCGGCCCGGAACAGCTCCCCCAGCTCGATCGCGTCGCCGGAGAGGCCGGCCAGCACGCCGAGCGCGCGCTTGCGCAGCGCGACGAGGGCGGCGGCCGTGTCGGGCGTGGTCGCGGTGGTCGGGTCGAGGGGAGGCACTCGTCCAAGCCTGCCAGATGGGGCGGCCCTCCGACGCGGGACTGACGCTCCCGACAAGTCGTTACAGTGTCGGCATGTCGAGCCCGGCGCAGCCCTCCGTCCCTGGGGGCGTACCCGCGCCGCCGGGCGGCCACGCGCTGCGCATCGACCCGCGGCACAGCCCCGTGCGCCCCGCGCCGCCGCCGCTGCCCGTGGTCGACGAGACGTCGGCGGGCGGCATCGTCGTCCGCCAGCGCGACGGGGTCTACCAGGCCGCGGTCATCGCGCGCCGCAACCGCGCCGGCCGTCTCGAGTGGTGCCTGCCGAAGGGCCACCTCGAGGGGGCCGAGACGCCGGAGCAGGCGGCCGTCCGCGAGATCGCCGAGGAGACGGGCATCACCGGGCGCGTCCTGCGGCGGCTCGGCGTCATCGACTACTGGTTCAGCGGCGACGACCGCCGCGTGCACAAGGTCGTGCACCACTTCCTGCTGGGCGCCGTCGGCGGCGACCTGACCGTCGAGGGCGACCCCGACGGCGAGGCCGAGGACGCCGCGTGGGTGCCGGTCGTCGACCTGCACGACCGGCTGGCCTACCCGAACGAGCGCCGGCTCACCGAGGCGGCCCTCGTCGTCCTGCTCGGCGAGGCATGAGCGCGGCCCTGCGCCGCGGCCAGGTCACCCGGGCGGTCCTGGTCCTGCTGGTGGCCGGCCTGGCGCTGCTCGCGGGCGTCGCCGTCGCACCCGTGGGCGTCGCCACGACGGACCCGTCCCCGAGCGCGACGACCACGTGGCCGATCTCCGTCCAGGTCACCGAGGTGAGCCCCGCGGTGCTGCGCCCGGGCGACGACCTCACCGTGACCGCGACGCTGCGCAACGAGGGGGCCGAGCCGGTCGCGTCGCCGTCGGCGATCCTGCGGCTCAGCCGGAACCGCCTGCACACGCGCACGGACCTGCAGTCGTGGGCGGCCGGGAAGATGGCCGCCGGCACGCGCGTCGCGACCGACACGGTGACCGGGCCGCTCGAGCCCGGGGACAGCGTCGACGTCGTGCTCACCGTCGCCGCCCAGGACGTGCGGCTGCTCGAGGGCGCCGACGTGTGGGGCCCCCGCGGCATCAGCATCGACGCGCGTGCGGGCACGCGCCTGTCCGGGCAGCAGCGCACGTACCTGCTGTGGCTGCCGTCCGACGACGTGCCCGCCGCGGGCGTCTCCGTGGCCGTGCCGGTCGTCGGACCGGCCGCGTCCCCCGCGGTCCCGGCGCACTCCCCGCAGGACGAGGAGGAGGGCGACGAGGCCGAGGGAGGCGACGACGCCGACCAGGCGCAGGACGCCGAGGCCGCACCCGAGGCGACCGCGCTGCCCACCCCCGCGGTCTGGGTGCCCGACGACGCCACGGCCGGCCGTCTCGAGGAGGCCACCGCGTCGGGCGAGCGGCTCGCGCAGGTCGAGCGGCTGCTCGCCGCGGCGCCCGACGTGAGCGCCGTCGTCGACCCGTCGCTGCTGTCGCTGGCTGCGGGCGGCGGCTCGCACGCGCGGGCGTGGTCGGCGGGGATGACGACGCTGCTCGGCGACCGGGACGTCCTCGCCCTCCCGTGGGCCGACCCGGACGTCGCGGCCGTCGCGCACGCCGCCCGCCCCGACCTCGTGGCCGTCGCCGCCTCCACGGCCCGCCCCTGGGCCGAGCTCGCGTGGGGGGCCGACGTGCCGCTCGTGCTGTGGAGCCCTGCGACCGCCGACCCCGACGGCACGACGGCCGCCGTCACCGCGAACGCGGGCGCCGAGGCGCTGGTGCTGCCGGCGGGCGCCGTCGAGGACGCCGGCGAGACCGCGACACCGGCCCGCACCCAGCTGCGCGGCGACGGCACCGTCGCCGGTCTCGCACCCGACCCGGTGCTCACGCACCTGCTCACC
This genomic interval carries:
- a CDS encoding RNA polymerase sigma factor — protein: MTARWQTVLEQLVDERYARLLARATLVAASAADAEDLVQDALVATFASRARFTHVAQAEQYVRRAIVTRSVDRARSAASERRAVERSAAQPVPVVEIELPGLQRDVVAALADLTPRQRACVVLRHVEDLSVAETAALLGLGEGTVKRYTADATAALQRRLDVAPPEDDREQVALLTRQETTRD
- a CDS encoding MFS transporter, translated to MGGVQVIADLRALWPLEGFRRLFAVRLVSQSADGMFQVGLATLFFFSPENASTATGVAAAFAVLLLPFTVVGPWAGVLLDRWRRRQVLLWGNVVRVGLTVTIALLMVTDGVSVAVYVLALVNLSINRFLLSALSASLPRVVDGPLLLTANSLTPTLGAAAAGVGAGLGFLLGFVLPAGRLKDAAALTVAAAVMGVAAALATRLGRDQLGPVERADATALRSALGTLARGLVAGARHLVARRTPAYALGIMATHRFLYGVTFIASILIARNLLSDPADATQGLATFGTVAAASAVGFALAVVVTPVVSPRTGPHRWIVACLALAAASQVLLAVTPHRVVLLVCAATLGLAAQGAKIAVDTIVQRDTDDAYRGRAFALYDVLYNAAFVGAAALGAVTLPDTGWSRGVFLALAAAYVAGAVGYGTAAARTVRHRPAGTTVAA
- a CDS encoding SpoIIE family protein phosphatase codes for the protein MTPATGPLGAPGRPDDPAPTVPARAVPAHTVPARAVPAGRPSPDAVPDEVLLRAVVDSGVAACVTDPTQPDDPIVWVNTAFERLTGHRASEVVGRNCRFLQGTGTDLAAIGALRTALDEGRPATAQVLNYRRDGTPFWNRLVVAQVRDGAGGVVRRVGVLTDVTDEVDAQRFRDTLGDQTTARLDLLARVSDELAPHLDYHDAVDALADAAVPPLATWGFVAVTDERGRFEHVHVVAGHAADVELAENLGAQDVSWLQRSPRTSATLDSPPGFVAEPFPVDVESLPARTTPEQLALLQRLGLGSALLVPLRARERVLGVLCLVHEKVDGFTPDTVVTAAHLGRRAGLALENVRLFLAQRTAALTLQRSLLPDVPDVAGLDVAAEYLPAGRTAEVGGDWFDVLPLPDGSVGLAVGDVVGHDLRAAAAMGQLRSLLRSYAWELAPPGEVLDRIDGVVRGLDLADVATCAYARWTRTDEGVRLTYARAGHPPPMLRLPGGRVERLGGALRTPVGLAGVPPVPDATVEVPPGATLVLYTDGLVERRDRALVDGLHALEAALAAVPDGTDAAGVRDALVSALVGEHQEDDVCLLVVRGA
- a CDS encoding CCA tRNA nucleotidyltransferase: MPPLDPTTATTPDTAAALVALRKRALGVLAGLSGDAIELGELFRAAGHELALVGGPVRDAFLGRLSADLDFTTSATPDETEAILARWGDAHWDIGKEFGTIGARRMPGGRRGAERDVVVEVTTYRTDAYDPSSRKPEVVFGDTLEGDLSRRDFTVNAMAVRLPELTFVDPFDGLADLARGVLRTPVDPRQSFDDDPLRMMRAARFAAQLGFTVEPAARAAIEDMAERIGIVSAERVRDELSKLLVAAQPRAGLEVLVDTGLADHVLPELPALRLEIDEHHRHKDVYEHSLTVLDKAIALETGPDGPVPGPDLVLRLAALLHDIGKPRTRRFEPGGGVSFHHHEVVGAKLAAKRLKELRFDKATVQAVSRLTELHLRFHGYGEGGWTDSAVRRYVTDAGPLLERLHRLTRSDCTTRNLRKAARLSAAYDDLETRIARLQEQEELAAIRPDLDGTQIMEILGIGPGREVGAAYKHLLELRMDRGPLGPDEARAELLQWWDEFLNA
- a CDS encoding NUDIX hydrolase, with the translated sequence MSSPAQPSVPGGVPAPPGGHALRIDPRHSPVRPAPPPLPVVDETSAGGIVVRQRDGVYQAAVIARRNRAGRLEWCLPKGHLEGAETPEQAAVREIAEETGITGRVLRRLGVIDYWFSGDDRRVHKVVHHFLLGAVGGDLTVEGDPDGEAEDAAWVPVVDLHDRLAYPNERRLTEAALVVLLGEA
- a CDS encoding DUF6049 family protein, producing MSAALRRGQVTRAVLVLLVAGLALLAGVAVAPVGVATTDPSPSATTTWPISVQVTEVSPAVLRPGDDLTVTATLRNEGAEPVASPSAILRLSRNRLHTRTDLQSWAAGKMAAGTRVATDTVTGPLEPGDSVDVVLTVAAQDVRLLEGADVWGPRGISIDARAGTRLSGQQRTYLLWLPSDDVPAAGVSVAVPVVGPAASPAVPAHSPQDEEEGDEAEGGDDADQAQDAEAAPEATALPTPAVWVPDDATAGRLEEATASGERLAQVERLLAAAPDVSAVVDPSLLSLAAGGGSHARAWSAGMTTLLGDRDVLALPWADPDVAAVAHAARPDLVAVAASTARPWAELAWGADVPLVLWSPATADPDGTTAAVTANAGAEALVLPAGAVEDAGETATPARTQLRGDGTVAGLAPDPVLTHLLTDPRAVEPDASPATAVQRTLAELAVAARQSDTPPDVLLAPDRDWVPDVTYATALLDALDTAPWVDLQPVSALLDDRPQGRTTLPDDAVGPTELTAGQVQTLAAARERAHAFADITADPDEFLAGVDPAVLAPLSVAWRTDPTGRDALVAGVVADVDERTSGLSIQPLSDVRVIGAVSGARMTVLNTLDVPVTVQLVVTPRKSCLQVEPIDPVEVDAQGSRSVPLELTAHANCEVRIVAHLASTAGAPVSAPVEFTARVQPTIESVGTVVVGVLLAVGLLLGIVRTVRRGQSARRGARTEAEAEADAPVTLGVLGGVVDTGEQSTVAARSGREDA